A region from the Shumkonia mesophila genome encodes:
- the apgM gene encoding 2,3-bisphosphoglycerate-independent phosphoglycerate mutase — protein sequence MNGKQGLLLIADGLGDRPIPELGGRTPLEQATTPNMDFFAARGLCGNVHPYKPGIPVGTDVGHLVIFGFDPDEVYPGRGPLEAFSAGIMMGPDDIAFRGNFATVDERSHVLDRRAGRIASGTRELAAALDGMQLGGGARVLAKPLTEHRVAIVFRQAGLSTAVTPTDPNVSGPDVALPACTPTDGSAEAARTASLVNEFTTLCRQHLDPHPVNRQRRAEGKPPANVVLLRGVGRTSSVVPIGCQFKLTCACVAGDLTVLGIARLVGLETFHNKSFTGGIRSDLQAKARQAIDCVRQGFDWTVVHVKGPDLCGHDGNPLEKIRVIEDIDGMFGLFRRHLDLDRTIISLTGDHSTPCEKGDHSGDPVPTFISGPTVRRDGIAVTGESSFRTGSLSGLTARDVFRTQLDQLNMMPKRGA from the coding sequence ATGAACGGCAAACAAGGATTGCTGCTGATCGCCGACGGCCTCGGCGATCGGCCGATCCCCGAGTTGGGCGGACGGACGCCATTGGAACAGGCCACCACCCCCAACATGGATTTCTTCGCCGCGCGCGGCCTGTGCGGCAACGTCCATCCCTACAAGCCAGGCATCCCCGTCGGCACCGATGTCGGCCATCTGGTGATCTTCGGCTTCGATCCGGACGAGGTATATCCGGGGCGCGGCCCGCTCGAGGCGTTCAGCGCCGGCATCATGATGGGGCCCGACGACATCGCCTTCCGCGGAAACTTCGCAACCGTTGACGAGCGATCTCATGTCCTCGACCGCCGGGCCGGCCGCATCGCCTCCGGCACCCGTGAACTCGCCGCCGCCCTGGATGGCATGCAACTCGGCGGCGGCGCGCGGGTCCTGGCCAAGCCCTTGACCGAACACCGCGTCGCCATCGTCTTTCGTCAAGCTGGGCTTTCGACGGCGGTCACGCCCACCGACCCCAACGTCTCCGGCCCCGACGTGGCGCTTCCGGCCTGCACGCCGACCGACGGCAGTGCCGAGGCGGCACGCACGGCCAGCCTGGTCAACGAGTTCACCACGCTCTGCCGCCAGCACCTCGATCCCCACCCGGTCAACCGGCAACGCCGCGCCGAGGGCAAGCCCCCGGCCAACGTGGTTCTACTGCGCGGAGTCGGGCGTACCAGCAGCGTGGTGCCGATCGGCTGCCAGTTCAAGCTGACCTGCGCGTGCGTGGCGGGCGACCTGACGGTGCTGGGCATCGCCCGGCTGGTCGGGCTCGAAACCTTCCACAACAAGAGCTTCACCGGGGGCATCCGTTCCGACTTGCAGGCGAAGGCCCGCCAGGCGATCGACTGTGTCCGCCAGGGGTTCGACTGGACCGTCGTTCACGTCAAGGGACCCGACCTTTGCGGCCACGACGGCAACCCACTGGAAAAAATTCGCGTCATTGAGGATATCGACGGCATGTTCGGCCTGTTCCGTCGGCACCTCGATCTGGATCGGACGATCATCTCCCTGACCGGCGATCACTCGACGCCGTGCGAAAAAGGCGACCATTCCGGCGATCCGGTGCCGACCTTCATTTCCGGGCCGACGGTCCGGCGGGACGGCATCGCCGTCACCGGCGAAAGCAGCTTCCGCACCGGCTCGCTCTCGGGCCTGACGGCGCGCGATGTCTTCAGGACCCAACTGGACCAGTTGAACATGATG